In the Hyla sarda isolate aHylSar1 chromosome 9, aHylSar1.hap1, whole genome shotgun sequence genome, CACAAAGCATAGCTGCCTCGAAGTTACTATTAAGCACTTAGTATCGGATTATAAAATGCCATGTTTGGTGAACAAAACCGTTCATGTTAAAAACCCACTAATATAGTTTTACAAGATCTGAATGGGTAGTTTTCTAAAAAGCGAGTACCATATACATGACTGATGTTCATCTATGTTTACTCCACATCTGAACTGTCTAGAACAATCTATCCCTACTCCAGGAGTCTATTACTGTGCATTGAAAGCTCAATCCTGATAACGCGTCCTTGTGTTTCACTTATGTAGACTCTGCGTTATCATTTCACTGCCATCATGGGCGCCAGCAAATGAATCATAGTCCAGACTGACATCCTGGCTGCTCCGCTCATGGGCATTGTCAAAGCTGTTTTTACCGTGCAGCTGCTTTAGATGTTTCCGTAGAACAGGTTTGTGCGCAAAAACCATGTCGCAGTAGTTGCACTTGTGAGGCTTGTCTCCGCTATGCAGGTTCAGGTGGTCCTGTAAGGAACATTTCTGAGAGAAAGTTTTGCCACATATCTTACACTGAAAAGGTTTGATGCCTGCATGGACCCGCATGTGCCTATGCAGGTTGCCCTTCTGTGTAAATGTTTTTCCACATAATAGACACATAAACAGCTTGTGCATTTTTAAGTGGTTGGCGTAGTTTTCCAAATGGCGAAATACTCGAGTACATTTTGGACACTGGTGATGCCACTGTAGTGTTTTGTCCAAAATCCTGTTGCTGGGACCAAATAGTTCTTTAGGTGACGTTCCCATATTGTCACTGCTGTTGTCAGACACTGTATAGTTGTGGACAGGATTGTTGTCAGTCTCTACAGCTCTGTTTTCTACAGTGGAATTTATAAGTGAGTGTTGAGGCTCCAGGGAGTGCAGAGACGTTTGCTCTGAAGACATGAACTGGCTTTGGCTCACTTTGGCTTTATCACTGGACATATCAACCATAGACTCGACCTTAACAATCTGGATGTCATCATTATCTGAACTATCATCAGAGTTGGTGGCTACTGGGGAATCGGGTTGCAGAGTATCTTCCATTTCCTCCTCCGGTTCCACAATCTCTGGTGCTCCATtagcttcttcttcttcctcctcagtTTTGCCCCCTGGCACTTGTCTGGGTTTAATAAATTTCCACAAGGCCTGTGTGCATCTCTCTACGACATGGCTCATCTGCAGGAAGCTGGCAGCCGTCAGGTAGTTCACCAGCTCCATCTCCGGGAATTCCAGGATACCAGTGTAACAAGACAGAAGAAGATGTTTCCCAGCTTCCGAGTTCTGCAGAATGGAGATGTGCACCTCCTGGGCATCACTTAACAGAAACTGGTCCCGTAAATAAGGTGAGCCGGCTGCAAAGACCACCTTGTGCCCCGGTACCTCCACATCATCAATCTGCACAGTAACATCACAGAACTTGTTCTGCTCTCTCAGCGCATTCATCCTCCCCAGCATGGAGTCGCCATGATTATCCAGCTCAAAGTGGAGCATCCCACTTCTCTCACACATCCTTAAACCTTAGCTTTTGTAGCCTATCCAGAACCTCTAGGCATCATCCATAGAGCACGGATCATTTCATTATCTGAAAAAGACATATtaagttaaaatatacaacaaaatAGTCACTATTGCTTACTACATTATAAacagtctagaccagtgtttcctaaccagggtgcctccagatgttgaaaaactgtaaatcccagcatgctaggagttttatttttttcaacaaatggaggaaccctggttgggaaacactgccctagcaaGTGCCCAATGTCTTTTTGATTTCCTGTACTTTTAATGTCTAACTCAGTgcgttccaaccagggtgcctccagctgttgcaaaactacaacttccagctactTCTGCTGTGGAAGGTGCGAGGAAGTAgctgagggaggtgcagagttGCGTTAGGacacaagtctgcacctcacacaggCTTGGAAATTCACACAGGCTTGGAGTCcaatgttttcaatgggattctgctgctccgtGCACATGAAGGTGTCCGCTCGAAAAAGGCATTGCTGGTCCTTTTGCCGGTATGTTCTGCCGGCACTCGGTGTTTGCGGATTGTCCGCCGGAATATTCCGCCATATGGGCATGGCCTAACCTTGTTACCCACTGCAGAGGAGCATTCAGTCCTCCAGAGTAGTAAGTGAAGTGACTGGTCGCCAAGGGTGATAAGGCCATGGCTGATAAATGGCGCTCACTGTTTCCTATAAGGAAACTTTTGTATAACAAGTCTTATTACTGATGGAATATGGACACAGAAGACAGACACCATCTTATTAGTGTTCCCCAATACGGGGCTCTccagctgtgacaaaactacaactcccatcatgccctgacagccagaggCTCTCAGagaatgatgggagctgtagttttgtcaCATCTGGGGAAGACTGTGACCTGGTCCCGCCCTCACACTGTAAACACATGGCGGCTCTGTACATGTGCAAGGAAAAGACAATGGATCCCCGTAAGCTTCCTTCCTGCTGGGCACACAACACCCGTCTGGCCTGCGTGGGGCGCTACACCCTGACTCTCACCTGTAACCTCCTACAGGGGGAATCTCCCCGACCCGGCTCCCGTACACTCACAGAGAAGTCGCACCCAGCATGACGTTGGGACGCAAAGCAGACGCTgaatgctaaaggacctttgatgatgtcatAGCCATGTGATCAGTCACGTGTGTATGTGTGGGAGGAGTTCGGCTTGCTGGCTATGTCCTCATGACTTGAGTAGAGGAATGTTTGCAGTTTTGTGCTGTTGTTCTATGAATACAAtgcaatgtataatgtatatacacacacacacacacacaactctgccctgtataccacacacacacacacaactctgccctgtataccatatacacacacacaactctgccctgtataccacacacacacacacaactctgccctgtataccatatacacacccacaactctgccctgtatactatatacatacacaactctgccctgtataccatatacacacccacaactctgccctgtataccatatacacacccacaactctgccctgtataccatatacacacccacaactctgccctgtataccatatacacacacacaactctgccctgtataccatatacacacccacaactctgccctgtataccatatacacacccacaactctgccctgtataccatatacacacccacaactctgccctgtataccatatacacacccacaactctgccctgtataccatatacacacccacaactctgccctgtataccatatacacacccacaactctgccctgtatactatatatacacccacaactctgccctgtatactatatatacacacctacctCTGCCCTGTataccttatacacacacacacacacacacacaactctgccctgcataccatatacacacacacacacacacacacacacctctgccctgtataccatatacacacacaactctgccctgtataccatatacacacccacaactctgccctgtatactatacacacacacacacacacacacacacaactctgccctgtataccatatacacacccacctctgccctgtataccatacacacccacacaactctgccctgtataccatatacacacacacacacacacaactctgccctgtataccatatacacacacacacacacacacacacacacacacaactctgccctgtataccatatacacacccacctctgccctgtataccatacacacacacacacacacacacacaactctgccctgtataccatatacacacacacacacacacaactctgccctgtataccatatacacacccacctctgccctgtataccatacacacccacacaactctgccctgtataccatatacacacacacacacacaactctgccctgtataccatacacacacacacacacacaactctgccctgtataccatacacacacacacacacaactctgccctgtataccatatatacacacgcaactctgccctgtataccatatacacacacacacacacacacaactctgccctgtataccatatacacacacacacacacaactctgccctgtataccatatacatacacacacacacccacctctgccctgtataccatatacacacccacctctgccctgtataccatatacacacccacctctgccctgtataccatatacacaCCCACCTCTGCCCTGTataccttatacacacacacacacacacacacaactctgccctgtataccatatatacacacacacacacacacacaacactgccctgtataccatatacacacccacaactctgccctgtataccatatacacacccacaactctgccctgtataccatatacacacccacaactctgccctgtatactatatatacacccacaactctgccctgtatactatatatacacacctacctCTGCCCTGTataccttatacacacacacacacacacacacacacacacaactctgccctgcataccatatacacacacacacacacacacacacctctgccctgtataccatatacacacacaactctgccctgtataccatatacacacccacaactctgccctgtatactatatacacacacacacacacacacaactctgccctgtataccatatacacacccacctctgccctgtataccatacacacccacacaactctgccctgtataccatatacacacacacacacacacacacacaactctgccctgtataccatatacacacacacacacacacacacaactctgccctgtataccatatacacacccacctctgccctgtataccatacacacccacacaactctgccctgtataccatacacacacacacacacacacacacacacacacaactctgccctgtataccatatacacacacacacacacacacacacaactctgccctgtataccatatacacacccacctctgccctgtataccatacacacccacacaactctgccctgtataccatatacacacacacacacacacaactctgccctgtataccatacacacacacacacacacaactctgccctgtataccatacacacacacacacaactctgccctgtataccatatatacacacgcaactctgccctgtataccatatacacacacacacacacacacacacacacacaactctgccctgtataccatatacacacacacacacaactctgccctgtataccatatacatacacacacacacccacctctgccctgtataccatatacacacccacctctgccctgtataccatatacacacccacctctgccctgtataccatatacacaCCCACCTCTGCCCTGTataccttatacacacacacacacacacacaactctgccctgtataccatatatatacacacacacacacacacacaacactgccctgtataccatatacacaCCCACCTCTGCCCTGTataccttatacacacacacacacacacacacacaactctgccctgtataccatatatacacacccaCCCACAACTCTGCCCAGTATACCATATACACACCCACCTctgccctgtataccatatacacaCCCACCTCTGCCCTGTATACCTTATACACACCCACCTCTGCCCTGTAtaccttacacacacacacacacaactctgccctgtataccatatatacacacacacacacacccacacacaactctgccctgtataccatatccacacacagctctgccctgtataccatATCCACGCACagctctgccctgtataccatatccacacacagctctgcactgtataccatatacacacacacacacacacaactctgccctgtataccatatacacacacacacaaacaactctgctctgtataccatatacacacagctctgcataccatatacacacacacacacacagctctgccctgtataccatatacacacccacaactctgccctgtataccatatacacacccacaactctgccctgtataccatatacacaCCCACCTCTGCCCTGTataccttatacacacacacacacacaactctgccctgtataccatatatacacacacacacacacacacacagctctgccctgtataccatatccacacacacacacacagctctgccctgtataccatatccacacacagctctgccctgtataccatccacacacagctctgccctgtataccacatccacacacagctctgccctgtataccacatccacacacagctctgccctgtataccacatccacacacagctctgccctgtataccacatccacacacagctctgccctgtataccacatccacacacagctctgccctgtataccacatccacacacagctctgccctgtataccacatccacacacagctctgccctgtataccacatccacacacagctctgccctgtataccacatccacacacagctctgccctgtataccacatccacacacagctctgccctgtataccacatccacacacagctctgccctgtataccacatccacacacagctctgccctgtataccatatacacacacacacaactctgccctgtataccatatacacacacacagctctgccctgtataccacatccacacacagctctgcactttcCTATTCATCCTAAGGCAGCACACACCAATGGGATATTTCATCCCCCAGGCTCCACCCTAGGACCATCCACCTAGCAAGATAATCAAGAAATTAGCATAGTTAATTGCTCACCTGATAAGAACCCTCTCCTACAGATCACACCTGGGTTTAATTTTGTCTTAATTCCACCAGTAGGATGTGTTCCACCTGCTCCTGTCTTCATTTTGTTATGGATGTTTTTGATCAGCCTTGCGGGGTCCTGGCTGCAATGTTTGAagtgccagtgcggggtcctggcagtGACCCGGTTTCAGAGTATGTTCTGAGCTTCATGCCTTACCAGTGCGGTGTGCCAGAAATGTCACTACATTATTGGCATCAAACTAAATTAGTTACATTCCCTTGGGTATGATTTACATCAGGCGATGACTTGTACATTGTCAGATAAGGCTACAGCTTCTAGTTGGCACATGGCCGTCAACATGATAGAAGATATTCACATCTTTATATGTTAGACTTTACTGTATTAAAATATTTAGTCGTCTTCTGTGTCTCCAGGTCCAGACTTGGAGGATGAAGTTGAGATGGTTTCTATAAGATCTGTCACCTAAACCCAAGGATCAGGTTTGTTGTCTAAGTGATGCTCATCTCTATAAGTCCAAGCTCTTCCTTGTCTCTGGTCCCAATGATCTTATGAAGTGTCTATTGTGGTAGTAGCAGATCTGTCCCCAGATCGTTTGTGTGGTGATGTACTCGAAGTATGGCTGTTTACAAGCAGTAATTCTTCTTTAACCAGAAAGTGGATCctttaattcttttcttttaccaCCAGAATAATCCCAACCATCGGCTCCAGGTCTCTCATTGAAGATTGCAGTTCAGTGTCTATTCTATTGAAGAAACATTCACCATCTCCCTTCAGCCACATAGATTGTGTGTTAGACAAAGAGCCACTTCAGAGATCTCCAGGTCCGGTTGTTGGTTTTCCTTCTGGCATGTAGAAAGGCGGTAATATTCAGCAATGCTATCTTCAGCCCTAAAATGGTATATACCTTCATCACTGAAGATGTGGTTGACTTTGTAGCAGTTTAACCGTATCAAAGAAATCCAGTCCTGATCCATACAAGAAACCAAAAATCAGTCCATTCTACAAGTGTATTATGATTCAGCAAAGCTTATCCTAGAATCTTAAAGCTACATAGTGgaagattgttacgccgagcgctccgggtccccgctcttccccggagcgctcgcagcatcctctcattcgcagcgccccggtcagacctgcttaccgggtgcgctgcaatatctctcccagccgggatgcgattcgcgacgcaggaggcgcccgctcgcgatgcgcgtcccggctcctgtacctgacccgttccccgtctgtcttgtcccggcgcgcgcggccccgctccttagggtgcgcgcgcgccgggtctctgcaatttaaagggccactgcgccactgatgggcgcagcaggcctaatcagtgttatcacccgTGCACtctctacttatacctcacttcccctgcactccctcgccggatcttgttgccattgtgccagtgaaagcggtcccttgtgtgttcctagcctgtgttccagacctcctgccgttgcccctgactacgatccttgctgcctgccctgaccttctgctacgtccgaccttgctcttgtctactcccttgtaccgcgcctatcttcagcagtcagagaggttgagccgttgctggtggatacgacctggttgctaccgccgctgcaagaccatcccgctttgcggcgggctctggtgaataccagtagcaacttagaaccggtccaccaacacggtccacgccaatccctctctggcacagaggatccacctccagccagccgaatcgtgacagtagatccggccatggatcccgctgaagtcccgctgccagttgtcgccgacctcaccacggtggtcgcccagcagtcgcaacagatagcgcaacaaggccaccagctatctcaactgaccgtgatgctacagcagctattaccacagctccagcaagcttctcctccgccagctcctgcacctcctccgcagcgagtggccgcttccagccttcgattatccttgccggataaatttgatggggactctaagttttgtcgtggtttcctttcgcaatgttccctgcacttggagatgatgtcggaccagtttcctactgaaaggtctaaggtggctttcgtagtcagccttctgtctgggaaagctctgtcatgggccacaccgctctgggaccgcaatgaccctgtcactgcctctgtacactccttcttcacggagattagaagtgtctttgaggaacctgcccgagcctcttctgctgagactgccctgctgaacctggtccagggtaattcttctgttggcgagtacgccatccaattccgtactcttgcctccgagttatcctggaataatgaggccctctgcgcgacctttaaaaaaggcctatccagtaacatcaaagatgtgctggccgcacgagaaattcctgctaacctgcatgaacttattcatcttgccacccccgctgccagttgtcgccgacctcaccacggtggtcgcccagcagtcgcaacagatagcgcaacaaggccaccagctatctcaactgaccgtgatgctacagcagctattaccacagctccagcaagcttctcctccgccagctcctgcacctcctccgcagcgagtggccgcttccagccttcgattatccttgccggataaatttgatggggactctaagttttgtcgtggtttcctttcgcaatgttccctgcacttggagatgatgtcggaccagtttcctactgaaaggtctaaggtggctttcgtagtcagccttctgtctgggaaagctctgtcatgggccacaccgctctgggaccgcaatgaccctgtcactgcctctgtacactccttcttcacggagattagaagtgtctttgaggaacctgcccgagcctcttctgctgagactgccctgctgaacctggtccagggtaattcttctgttggcgagtacgccatccaattccgtactcttgcctccgagttatcctggaataatgaggccctctgcgcgacctttaaaaaaggcctatccagtaacatcaaagatgtgctggccgcacgagaaattcctgctaacctgcatgaacttattcatcttgccacccgcattgacatgcgtttttccgaaaggcgtcaggagctccgccaggatatggactttgttcgcacgaggcggtttctctccccggctcctctctcctctggtcctctgcaatccgttcctgtgcctcccgccgtggaggctatgcaagttgaccggtctcgcctgacacctcaagagaggacacgacgccgcatggagaatctttgcctgtactgtgccggtaccgaacatttcttgaaggattgtcctatccgtcctccccgccaggaaagacgtacgctgactccgcacaaaggggagacagctcttgatgtgaactctgcttctccatgccttactgtgcctgtgtggatatcttcttctaccttctccttctctgctatggccttcttggattccggatctgcaggaaatttaattttggcctctctcatcaacaggttcaacatcccggtgaccagtctcgccagacccctctacatcaattctgttaacaatgaaacattggactgtaccgtgcgttaccgcacggaacctctcctaatgtgcatcggaccccatcacgaaaaaattgaatttttggtcctctctaactgcacttcagaaattcttcttggattaccgtggcttcaacgccattccccaacccttgattggtccacaggagaaatcaagaactggggtacttcttgtcacaaggactgtcttaaaccggttcccagtactcacagtcgtgaccctgtggttcccccggtatctggtcttcctaaggcctatctggactatgctgatgttttttgcaaaaaacaagcagagactttgcctcctcacaggccttatgactgtcctattgacctcctcccgggtactactccaccccggggcagaatctatcctctgtctgctccagaaacccaagccatgttggagtacatccaggagaatttaaaaaaaggtgtttatctgcaagtcctcctctcctgccggagctggatttttttttgtgtccaaaaaagatggctccctacgcccttgcattgattaccgcggacttaataaaatcacggtaaaaaaccgctaccccttaccccttatctcggaactctttgatcgtctacaaggcgcccacatctttaccaagctggacttaagagatgcttataatctcatccgcatcagggagggggacgaatggaagacggcatttaacaccagagatgaacactttgagtatctggtcatgccctttggcctgtgcaacgcccctgccgtcttccaagactttgttaatgaaatttttcgtgatctcctatatacctgtgttgtggtttacctggacgatattctgattttttctgccaacttagaagaacaccgccagcatgtccgcatggttcttcagaaacttcgggacaatcaactttatgccaaaatggaaaaatgtctttttgaatgtcaatcccttcctttcctaggatacttggtctctggccagggactacaaatggacccagataaactatctgccgtgttagattggccacgcccctccggactccgtgctatccaacgttttttggggtttgccaattattacagacaattcattccacacttctccactattgtggcccctatcgtggctctaaccaagaaaaatgccaatcctaagtcctggtctccccaagcggaagacgcatttaaacatctcaagtctgcctt is a window encoding:
- the ZBTB26 gene encoding zinc finger and BTB domain-containing protein 26 produces the protein MCERSGMLHFELDNHGDSMLGRMNALREQNKFCDVTVQIDDVEVPGHKVVFAAGSPYLRDQFLLSDAQEVHISILQNSEAGKHLLLSCYTGILEFPEMELVNYLTAASFLQMSHVVERCTQALWKFIKPRQVPGGKTEEEEEEANGAPEIVEPEEEMEDTLQPDSPVATNSDDSSDNDDIQIVKVESMVDMSSDKAKVSQSQFMSSEQTSLHSLEPQHSLINSTVENRAVETDNNPVHNYTVSDNSSDNMGTSPKELFGPSNRILDKTLQWHHQCPKCTRVFRHLENYANHLKMHKLFMCLLCGKTFTQKGNLHRHMRVHAGIKPFQCKICGKTFSQKCSLQDHLNLHSGDKPHKCNYCDMVFAHKPVLRKHLKQLHGKNSFDNAHERSSQDVSLDYDSFAGAHDGSEMITQSLHK